A single region of the Gasterosteus aculeatus chromosome 1, fGasAcu3.hap1.1, whole genome shotgun sequence genome encodes:
- the dgkd gene encoding diacylglycerol kinase delta isoform X6, with translation MEEWMAALRSVQSRQNFESTQYSMDHFSGMHNWYACSHARPTYCNVCREALSGVTSHGLSCEVCKFKAHKRCAVRATNNCKWTTLASIGKDIIEDEDGVSMPHQWLEGNLPVSAKCNVCDKTCGSVLRLQDWRCLWCKAMVHSGCKEQLSSKCPLGQCKVSVIPPTALNSIDSDGFWKASCPPSCTSPLLVFVNSKSGDNQGVKFLRRFKQLLNPAQVFDLMNGGPHLGLRLFQKFDTFRILVCGGDGSVGWVLSEIDALTLHKQCQLGVLPLGTGNDLARVLGWGSACDDDTQLPQILEKLERASTKMLDRWRIMVYETKFPRQHSGSTVTEDCSDDSEVQQILTYEDSVAAHLSKILTSDQHSVVISSARVLCETVKDLVARVGKASEKNTESSDESELMAKKCGVLKEKLDSLLKTLNEESQACMLPPPAPPPTIAEEQEDADSVERPPSLHHHRHHPPPHVPPCSPRGSASSSTAAIFKPREQLMLRANSLKKAIRQIMEHTERAVDEQNLQTQQQLFTSSRPEEDEGLEEEEEEEDGASLQSSSSRKHHSACKVGKTPCEKLISKGGDGEMPTLNTKILYSGLRGISVSLSSSSVISQLLVNADPFSCDPDNVDCYTEKCVMNNYFGIGLDAKISLDFNNKRDEHPEKCRSRTKNMMWYGVLGTKELLHRTYKNLEQKVLLECDGRPIPLPSLQGIAVLNIPSYAGGTNFWGGTKEDDMFTAPSFDDKILEVVAVFGSMQMAVSRVINLQHHRITQCRTVKIKILGDEGVPVQVDGEAWVQPPGYIKIIHKNRTQTLTRDRAFESTLKSWEDKQKCEFFRTPSAQPPLSSQPEVVSEDEASLISVFGQAAGALIHSIREVAETHHSLEQELAHAVNASSKAMDVVYANSNNSQALCCSVVLQMVSNVKALLSETELLLAGKMSMQLDPPQQEQLKAALSSVAQQLRRLADVSWLSPVIEPSDHEGPDFSKRSRSTKFRLVPKFKKDKNNKNKETCTTLSLPGPEVLVYVGRGLQQPHGLNQAVSERRPSVLWGTSCFRNQLLRKSINTANKNTFINFYAQTLYNLLAYTSYFSFKMQMRSNMSTRSMTEGRL, from the exons atggaggagtggATGGCGGCTCTGCGAAGCGTCCAGAGCAGACAGAACTTTGAG TCCACCCAGTACAGCATGGACCACTTCAGCGGGATGCACAACTGGTACGCCTGCTCTCACGCCCGCCCAACGTACTGCAACGTGTGCAGAGAGGCGTTGTCTGGGGTGACGTCCCACGGGCTGTCCTGTGAAG TGTGTAAGTTCAAGGCTCATAAGCGCTGTGCAGTCAGAGCCACTAACAACTGTAAATGGACAACTCTGGCCTCTATTGGAAAGGACATCATcgaggacgaggacggg GTGTCCATGCCCCATCAGTGGTTGGAGGGGAACCTGCCGGTCTCCGCCAAATGTAACGTCTGTGATAAGACCTGTGGCAGTGTCCTCCGTCTACAGGACTGGAGGTGTCTCTGGTGTAAAGCCATG GTGCACTCAGGCTGTAAGGAGCAGCTGTCCTCTAAGTGTCCTCTGGGTCAGTGTAAGGTCTCTGTCATCCCCCCGACCGCACTCAACAGCATCGACTCTGACG GTTTCTGGAAGGCCTCGTGTCCCCCGTCCTGCACCAGTCCTCTGCTGGTGTTTGTCAACTCTAAGAGCGGAGACAACCAGGGGGTCAAATTCCTGAGGCGTTTTAAGCAGCTGCTGAACCCGGCGCAGGTGTTTGACCTGATGAACGGGGGGCCTCACCTGGG tctgcGTTTGTTCCAGAAGTTTGACACCTTCAGGATTCTGGTGTGTGGAGGAGACGGCAGCGTCGGATGGGTTCTGTCTGAGATCGACGCTCTCACGCTGCACAAACAG TGTCAGCTGGGAGTTCTTCCTCTGGGGACTGGGAATGATCTGGCCCGTGTTCTCGGTTGGGGTTCAGCCTGTGACGACGACACGCAGCTGCCTCAGATACTCGAGAAACTGGAAAGAGCCAGTACCAAGATGCTAGACAG GTGGCGTATTATGGTCTATGAAACCAAGTTTCCGCGGCAACATTCTGGCTCTACTGTTACTGAAGACTGTAGCGACGACTCTGAG GTTCAGCAGATTCTCACCTACGAGGACTCAGTAGCTGCTCACTTGTCCAAGATACTGACCTCAGACCAGCACTCTGTCGTCATCTCCTCTGCCAG GGTCCTGTGTGAGACGGTTAAGGACTTGGTGGCCCGGGTGGGTAAAGCTTCCGAAAAGAACACAGAAAGTTCAGATGAGTCTGAGCTCATGGCCAAGAAg TGTGGCGTGTTGAAGGAGAAACTTGACTCCCTTCTGAAGACTCTGAATGAGGAGTCTCAGGCCTGCATgctgcctcccccggcacccccccccaccattgctgaggagcaggaggacgctGACAGCGTTGAACGGCCTCCTTCTCTTCATCATCACCGtcaccatcctcctcctcatgttcCGCCTTGTTCCCCACGGggcagcgcctcctcctccacggcggCCATCTTCAAACCTCGAGAGCAGCTGATGCTTCGGGCAAACAGTCTGAAAAAAGCCATCAGGCAGATCATGGAGCATACAGAGAGAG CGGTGGACGAGCAGAACCTTCAGACCCAGCAGCAGCTGTTCACTTCCAGCCGgcctgaggaggacgagggtttagaggaggaggaagaggaggaggacggggcgTCTCTGCAGTCATCTTCTAGCAGAAAGCACCACAGCGCATGCAAAG TTGGTAAGACACCCTGCGAGAAGCTGATCAGCAAAGGCGGTGATGGGGAGATGCCGACACTCAACACCAAGATCCTCTATTCAG GTCTCAGAGGAATCTCAGTTTCTCTCTCCAGCAGTTCTGTGATTAGTCAACTTTTGGTCAATGCCGACCCGTTCAGCTGTGACCCCGACAATGT AGACTGCTATACTGAGAAGTGTGTCATGAATAACTACTTTGGAATCGGACTGGATGCTAAAATATCTCTGGACTTCAACAACAAGAGAGATGAGCATCCAGAGAAGTGCAG GAGTCGGACTAAGAACATGATGTGGTACGGAGTCCTGGGAAccaaagagctgctgcacagAACCTACAAGAACCTGGAGCAGAAGGTTCTGCTGGAG tgtgatGGGCGGCCCATCCCTCTGCCCAGCCTTCAAGGCATCGCTGTGTTGAACATCCCCAGCTACGCAGGAGGAACCAACTTCTGGGGAGGAACCAAAGAGGATGAT atgTTCACAGCTCCGTCCTTTGATGATAAGATCCTTGAGGTTGTGGCCGTGTTTGGCAGCATGCAGATGGCCGTGTCCCGGGTCATCAACCTGCAGCATCACCGCATCACACAG TGCCGTACAGTGAAGATCAAAATCCTGGGCGATGAGGGCGTCCCGGTGCAGGTGGACGGGGAAGCCTGGGTGCAGCCTCCAGGGTATATCAAGATCATCCACAAGAACCGCACCCAGACCCTCACCAGAGACCGG GCGTTTGAGAGCACCCTTAAATCCTGGGAGGACAAACAGAAGTGTGAGTTCTTCCGGACGCCCTCCGCTcagccccccctctcttctcagCCAGAGGTCGTATCTGAAGACGAGGCGTCGCTTATCAGCGTGTTTGGTCAGGCAGCAGGAGCCCTGATACACAG TATTCGGGAGGTTGCTGAAACTCACCACAGTCTAGAACAGGAACTGGCTCACGCTGTCAACGCCAGCTCCAAGGCCATGGACGTGGTCTACGCAAACTCCAACAACTCTCAG GCTCTGTGCTGCAGCGTGGTCCTCCAGATGGTCAGCAACGTCAAAGCTTTACTCAGCGAGACTGAACTGCTGCTGGCTGGAAAGATGTCCATG CAGCTGGATCCTCCTCAGCAGGAGCAGTTGAAAGCAGCTCTGAGCTCCGTTGCTCAGCAGCTCCGTCGGCTGGCCGATGTTTCCTGGCTGTCCCCCGTCATTGAACCGTCGGACCACGAG ggtccAGATTTCTCCAAACGGAGCCGGAGCACAAAGTTTCGCCTCGTCCCCAAgttcaaaaaagacaaaaacaataagAACAAGGAGACATGCACAACTTTGTCTCTGCCAG GACCCGAAGTTCTGGTCTATGTGGGCCGGGGTCTCCAACAACCGCATGGTCTGAACCAAGCGGTCTCTGAAAGGAGACCGTCTGTCCTATGGGGGACTTCCTGTTTTCGTAACCAGCTCCTCCGTAAATCTATCAATACagccaataaaaacacatttattaacttttatGCACAGACTCTTTATAATCTTCTTGCATATACAAGCTACTTTAGTTTTAAGATGCAGATGAGGTCCAACATGTCCACCAGGAGCATGACAGAAGGGCGGTTGTGA
- the dgkd gene encoding diacylglycerol kinase delta isoform X7 has product MEEWMAALRSVQSRQNFESTQYSMDHFSGMHNWYACSHARPTYCNVCREALSGVTSHGLSCEVCKFKAHKRCAVRATNNCKWTTLASIGKDIIEDEDGVSMPHQWLEGNLPVSAKCNVCDKTCGSVLRLQDWRCLWCKAMVHSGCKEQLSSKCPLGQCKVSVIPPTALNSIDSDGFWKASCPPSCTSPLLVFVNSKSGDNQGVKFLRRFKQLLNPAQVFDLMNGGPHLGLRLFQKFDTFRILVCGGDGSVGWVLSEIDALTLHKQCQLGVLPLGTGNDLARVLGWGSACDDDTQLPQILEKLERASTKMLDRWRIMVYETKFPRQHSGSTVTEDCSDDSEQILTYEDSVAAHLSKILTSDQHSVVISSARVLCETVKDLVARVGKASEKNTESSDESELMAKKCGVLKEKLDSLLKTLNEESQACMLPPPAPPPTIAEEQEDADSVERPPSLHHHRHHPPPHVPPCSPRGSASSSTAAIFKPREQLMLRANSLKKAIRQIMEHTERAVDEQNLQTQQQLFTSSRPEEDEGLEEEEEEEDGASLQSSSSRKHHSACKVGKTPCEKLISKGGDGEMPTLNTKILYSGLRGISVSLSSSSVISQLLVNADPFSCDPDNVDCYTEKCVMNNYFGIGLDAKISLDFNNKRDEHPEKCRSRTKNMMWYGVLGTKELLHRTYKNLEQKVLLECDGRPIPLPSLQGIAVLNIPSYAGGTNFWGGTKEDDMFTAPSFDDKILEVVAVFGSMQMAVSRVINLQHHRITQCRTVKIKILGDEGVPVQVDGEAWVQPPGYIKIIHKNRTQTLTRDRAFESTLKSWEDKQKCEFFRTPSAQPPLSSQPEVVSEDEASLISVFGQAAGALIHSIREVAETHHSLEQELAHAVNASSKAMDVVYANSNNSQALCCSVVLQMVSNVKALLSETELLLAGKMSMQLDPPQQEQLKAALSSVAQQLRRLADVSWLSPVIEPSDHEGPDFSKRSRSTKFRLVPKFKKDKNNKNKETCTTLSLPGPEVLVYVGRGLQQPHGLNQAVSERRPSVLWGTSCFRNQLLRKSINTANKNTFINFYAQTLYNLLAYTSYFSFKMQMRSNMSTRSMTEGRL; this is encoded by the exons atggaggagtggATGGCGGCTCTGCGAAGCGTCCAGAGCAGACAGAACTTTGAG TCCACCCAGTACAGCATGGACCACTTCAGCGGGATGCACAACTGGTACGCCTGCTCTCACGCCCGCCCAACGTACTGCAACGTGTGCAGAGAGGCGTTGTCTGGGGTGACGTCCCACGGGCTGTCCTGTGAAG TGTGTAAGTTCAAGGCTCATAAGCGCTGTGCAGTCAGAGCCACTAACAACTGTAAATGGACAACTCTGGCCTCTATTGGAAAGGACATCATcgaggacgaggacggg GTGTCCATGCCCCATCAGTGGTTGGAGGGGAACCTGCCGGTCTCCGCCAAATGTAACGTCTGTGATAAGACCTGTGGCAGTGTCCTCCGTCTACAGGACTGGAGGTGTCTCTGGTGTAAAGCCATG GTGCACTCAGGCTGTAAGGAGCAGCTGTCCTCTAAGTGTCCTCTGGGTCAGTGTAAGGTCTCTGTCATCCCCCCGACCGCACTCAACAGCATCGACTCTGACG GTTTCTGGAAGGCCTCGTGTCCCCCGTCCTGCACCAGTCCTCTGCTGGTGTTTGTCAACTCTAAGAGCGGAGACAACCAGGGGGTCAAATTCCTGAGGCGTTTTAAGCAGCTGCTGAACCCGGCGCAGGTGTTTGACCTGATGAACGGGGGGCCTCACCTGGG tctgcGTTTGTTCCAGAAGTTTGACACCTTCAGGATTCTGGTGTGTGGAGGAGACGGCAGCGTCGGATGGGTTCTGTCTGAGATCGACGCTCTCACGCTGCACAAACAG TGTCAGCTGGGAGTTCTTCCTCTGGGGACTGGGAATGATCTGGCCCGTGTTCTCGGTTGGGGTTCAGCCTGTGACGACGACACGCAGCTGCCTCAGATACTCGAGAAACTGGAAAGAGCCAGTACCAAGATGCTAGACAG GTGGCGTATTATGGTCTATGAAACCAAGTTTCCGCGGCAACATTCTGGCTCTACTGTTACTGAAGACTGTAGCGACGACTCTGAG CAGATTCTCACCTACGAGGACTCAGTAGCTGCTCACTTGTCCAAGATACTGACCTCAGACCAGCACTCTGTCGTCATCTCCTCTGCCAG GGTCCTGTGTGAGACGGTTAAGGACTTGGTGGCCCGGGTGGGTAAAGCTTCCGAAAAGAACACAGAAAGTTCAGATGAGTCTGAGCTCATGGCCAAGAAg TGTGGCGTGTTGAAGGAGAAACTTGACTCCCTTCTGAAGACTCTGAATGAGGAGTCTCAGGCCTGCATgctgcctcccccggcacccccccccaccattgctgaggagcaggaggacgctGACAGCGTTGAACGGCCTCCTTCTCTTCATCATCACCGtcaccatcctcctcctcatgttcCGCCTTGTTCCCCACGGggcagcgcctcctcctccacggcggCCATCTTCAAACCTCGAGAGCAGCTGATGCTTCGGGCAAACAGTCTGAAAAAAGCCATCAGGCAGATCATGGAGCATACAGAGAGAG CGGTGGACGAGCAGAACCTTCAGACCCAGCAGCAGCTGTTCACTTCCAGCCGgcctgaggaggacgagggtttagaggaggaggaagaggaggaggacggggcgTCTCTGCAGTCATCTTCTAGCAGAAAGCACCACAGCGCATGCAAAG TTGGTAAGACACCCTGCGAGAAGCTGATCAGCAAAGGCGGTGATGGGGAGATGCCGACACTCAACACCAAGATCCTCTATTCAG GTCTCAGAGGAATCTCAGTTTCTCTCTCCAGCAGTTCTGTGATTAGTCAACTTTTGGTCAATGCCGACCCGTTCAGCTGTGACCCCGACAATGT AGACTGCTATACTGAGAAGTGTGTCATGAATAACTACTTTGGAATCGGACTGGATGCTAAAATATCTCTGGACTTCAACAACAAGAGAGATGAGCATCCAGAGAAGTGCAG GAGTCGGACTAAGAACATGATGTGGTACGGAGTCCTGGGAAccaaagagctgctgcacagAACCTACAAGAACCTGGAGCAGAAGGTTCTGCTGGAG tgtgatGGGCGGCCCATCCCTCTGCCCAGCCTTCAAGGCATCGCTGTGTTGAACATCCCCAGCTACGCAGGAGGAACCAACTTCTGGGGAGGAACCAAAGAGGATGAT atgTTCACAGCTCCGTCCTTTGATGATAAGATCCTTGAGGTTGTGGCCGTGTTTGGCAGCATGCAGATGGCCGTGTCCCGGGTCATCAACCTGCAGCATCACCGCATCACACAG TGCCGTACAGTGAAGATCAAAATCCTGGGCGATGAGGGCGTCCCGGTGCAGGTGGACGGGGAAGCCTGGGTGCAGCCTCCAGGGTATATCAAGATCATCCACAAGAACCGCACCCAGACCCTCACCAGAGACCGG GCGTTTGAGAGCACCCTTAAATCCTGGGAGGACAAACAGAAGTGTGAGTTCTTCCGGACGCCCTCCGCTcagccccccctctcttctcagCCAGAGGTCGTATCTGAAGACGAGGCGTCGCTTATCAGCGTGTTTGGTCAGGCAGCAGGAGCCCTGATACACAG TATTCGGGAGGTTGCTGAAACTCACCACAGTCTAGAACAGGAACTGGCTCACGCTGTCAACGCCAGCTCCAAGGCCATGGACGTGGTCTACGCAAACTCCAACAACTCTCAG GCTCTGTGCTGCAGCGTGGTCCTCCAGATGGTCAGCAACGTCAAAGCTTTACTCAGCGAGACTGAACTGCTGCTGGCTGGAAAGATGTCCATG CAGCTGGATCCTCCTCAGCAGGAGCAGTTGAAAGCAGCTCTGAGCTCCGTTGCTCAGCAGCTCCGTCGGCTGGCCGATGTTTCCTGGCTGTCCCCCGTCATTGAACCGTCGGACCACGAG ggtccAGATTTCTCCAAACGGAGCCGGAGCACAAAGTTTCGCCTCGTCCCCAAgttcaaaaaagacaaaaacaataagAACAAGGAGACATGCACAACTTTGTCTCTGCCAG GACCCGAAGTTCTGGTCTATGTGGGCCGGGGTCTCCAACAACCGCATGGTCTGAACCAAGCGGTCTCTGAAAGGAGACCGTCTGTCCTATGGGGGACTTCCTGTTTTCGTAACCAGCTCCTCCGTAAATCTATCAATACagccaataaaaacacatttattaacttttatGCACAGACTCTTTATAATCTTCTTGCATATACAAGCTACTTTAGTTTTAAGATGCAGATGAGGTCCAACATGTCCACCAGGAGCATGACAGAAGGGCGGTTGTGA